One Brassica napus cultivar Da-Ae chromosome A1, Da-Ae, whole genome shotgun sequence genomic region harbors:
- the LOC125576302 gene encoding uncharacterized protein LOC125576302 — translation MKTFIEGLFTASFNSFKEVVQKDIHERFDNVANEVAQLKEQVSQLKGLSEIVGKGNTSEILSPSATIGKDQGPSSHSTGPPAAKGKGKASANVDPPPVRRSPRPVREDVQTDENEMMDFLKNLTKSAKCVDKGTQDSLQEAMGNLSQASHVKGFDPSQHLDGDEPADFATPLSSFKPADWRPPTLKDVDSLEDRIHDPDYSLVFVPEALWGKLVDWTKTFKELKIGPSMLTNELVSRVVGPSEWLLNKEIDGMMWLFTERTSLRRWFPNKVAFMTCLFSNQITNSYNEYKKDKKKFKVGGLLQQYGIGELPAHGRTRLMWDLDVNRMYVPLNVGKHWISMCVNFVTRSIEVFDCEGLRHPGAVEPFAVLIPRIVKAIQSSKSRQYQVKQYTVSYVSMPFLLNKSSSDCGVYALKHIECHLLGLDFSLVNDNNIREARQKIAYDLWEAAIDPVLIERMAKFTPPKTISSALVELE, via the exons ATGAAGACCTTCATTGAAGGTTTGTTCACCGCTTCTTTCAACTCTTTTAAGGAAGTGGTGCAGAAGGACATACATGAGCGTTTTGACAACGTTGCCAATGAGGTGGCTCAACTCAAGGAACAAGTCTCTCAGCTTAAGGGTCTATCGGAAATAGTGGGAAAAGGCAACACATCTGAGATTCTCTCTCCTTCAGCAACAATTGGAAAAGACCAAGGACCATCATCTCATAGTACGGGTCCTCCCGCAGCAAAGGGAAAAGGCAAGGCATCTGCAAATGTGGATCCTCCTCCGGTTCGTCGTAGCCCTCGGCCAGTAAGAGAG GATGTTCAAACTGATGAAAATGAAATGATGGATTTTTTGAAGAATTTGACCAAATCAGCGAAATGTGTAGATAAGGGGACCCAAGACTCTTTACAAGAAGCCATGGGAAACCTTTCTCAAGCATCTCATGTTAAAGGTTTTGATCCTTCACAACATCTGGATGGTGATGAACCAGCTGACTTTGCCACTCCACTGTCTTCGTTTAAGCCTGCGGATTGGAGACCACCTACTCTGAAAGACGTGGACTCACTTGAGGACCGGATACATGATCCCGATTACTCACTAGTGTTTGTCCCTGAGGCATTATGGGGCAAACTTGTTGACTGGACCAAAACTTTCAA AGAACTAAAAATTGGACCATCTATGCTCACAAATGAGTTAGTATCTCGTGTCGTCGGACCTTCAGAGTGGCTCCTGAATAAG GAAATTGATGGTATGATGTGGTTATTCACTGAGAGGACTTCCTTGCGGCGATGGTTTCCAAATAAAGTAGCCTTCATGACATGCTTGTTCAGTAATCAAATTACGAACTCTTACAACGAGTAtaagaaggacaagaagaaaTTCAAAGTGGGCGGACTGCTACAACAGTACGGCATTGGCGAACTTCCAGCACACGGACGAACAAGACTAATGTGGGATCTTGATGTTAACCGCATGTATGTCCCCCTAAATGTTGGTAAGCACTGGATCTCTATGTGCGTCAACTTTGTTACTCGGTCGATAGAGGTCTTTGACTGTGAGGGACTGAGACACCCCGGTGCAGTGGAGCCATTTGCAGTTCTCATCCCTAGAATTGTCAAAGCCATTCAGTCTTCTAAGAGTCGACAGTATCAAGTCAAGCAGTATACGGTCTCCTACGTCTCAATGCCCTTCTTATTGAACAAAAGTAGCAGTGACTGTGGAGTATATGCCTTGAAGCACATTGAATGCCATCTTCTAGGCTTGGACTTTTCCCTGGTGAATGACAACAACATTCGTGAAGCGCGGCAGAAGATTGCTTATGACCTATGGGAAGCTGCTATTGATCCTGTCCTTATTGAAAGGATGGCAAAATTCACTCCCCCGAAGACAATTTCAAGTGCTCTAGTGGAACTTGAATAA
- the LOC125576310 gene encoding uncharacterized protein At4g04775-like: protein MTNTKYHGAIPSRCWCGKKIVTYVSKTEENPYRRFFRCEIGLQRKKENHLFKWVDEALLDEIERMSEHQARVAEEIEDLRISMKKTVQEEVMNHKHSLDVGCVGTLFSLLCLWSKCD from the exons ATGACGAACACGAAATACCATGGAGCGATCCCTTCCAGATGCTGGTGTGGAAAGAAGATtgtcacttatgtttcaaaaaCGGAAGAGAACCCATACAGACGATTCTTCAGATGTGAGATTGGTTTACAG agaaaaaaagaaaatcatcttTTTAAGTGGGTAGACGAGGCTCTGCTTGATGAGATTGAAAGGATGTCTGAGCATCAGGCGAGAGTTGCTGAGGAAATTGAAGATCTGAGAATTTCCATGAAGAAGACAGTGCAGGAAGAAGTTATGAACCATAAGCATTCGCTTGATGTAGGTTGCGTAGGAACCCTTTTCAGTTTGTTATGTCTCTGGTCCAAATGTGATTGA